A genomic stretch from Lathyrus oleraceus cultivar Zhongwan6 chromosome 2, CAAS_Psat_ZW6_1.0, whole genome shotgun sequence includes:
- the LOC127117908 gene encoding lamin-like protein, producing MEVLSFNKNMLMMMMMMAMMWNIAKSELHYVGGNKFGWIPGVNLTQWSLNEQFVVGESWLYFGYDRHSFNVLEVNQTSYEKCIDTGFVKNVTGGAGRDVFQLSEAKTYYFISGGGFCWQGVKVAVNVLDHLPPAPAPAPKESDGSSISSTFQIYHSLVGVILVLMFTSFLM from the exons ATGGAGGTTTTAAGTTTTAACAAAAAcatgttgatgatgatgatgatgatggcTATGATGTGGAACATAGCAAAATCTGAGCTTCACTATGTTGGAGGAAATAAATTTGGATGGATACCTGGTGTTAACCTGACACAATGGTCATTGAATGAACAATTTGTTGTTGGTGAATCTTGGCTAT ACTTTGGATATGACAGACACAGTTTCAATGTGTTAGAGGTGAACCAGACAAGCTATGAAAAATGCATAGATACAGGATTCGTCAAGAACGTAACGGGAGGAGCCGGACGAGACGTTTTCCAGCTGTCGGAGGCGAAGACCTATTACTTCATAAGTGGAGGAGGTTTCTGTTGGCAAGGGGTGAAGGTTGCTGTTAATGTTCTTGACCATCTTCCACCAGCTCCTGCGCCTGCTCCCAAAGAAAGTGATGGTTCTTCAATTTCATCCACCTTTCAGATATACCATTCACTCGTGGGGGTTATCTTAGTCTTGATGTTCACCAGTTTTTTGATGTAA
- the LOC127117909 gene encoding uncharacterized protein LOC127117909, translating into MLFRRLYSSTKLQYLSLRCFSSATPPLVLKHGDVLKKTRVFTEEDVLQYSKVSHDSNPLHTDSAAARNVGFEGPLVHGMLVASLFPHIISSHFPAAVYVSQTLNFKLPVYIGDQIVGEVEATNLRENKNRYLAKFKTRCFKNGEILVIEGEALALLPTLDYKAVEV; encoded by the exons ATGCTCTTCAGGAGGTTATATTCTAGTACCAAACTTCAGTATCTGAGTCTGAGGTGTTTTTCATCTGCAACTCCTCCTCTTGTACTTAAACATGGTGATGTTTTGAAAAAAACAAGGGTTTTTACTGAGGAAGATGTCCTTCAATACTCCAAAGTGAGTCATGATTCTAATCCTTTGCATACTGATTCCGCTGCTGCTCGAAATGTCGGATTTGAAGGTCCACTCGTACATGGGATGCTTGTTGCTTCACTTTTTCCTCATATCATCTCATCACATTTT CCTGCAGCTGTGTATGTGTCTCAAACCTTAAACTTTAAGTTACCAGTCTATATTGGAGATCAGATTGTTGGTGAAGTAGAAGCAACTAATCTAAGAGAAAATAAAAATCGATATCT TGCAAAGTTTAAGACAAGGTGCTTCAAGAATGGAGAAATTCTTGTCATTGAAGGTGAAGCATTGGCTTTGTTACCAACCCTTGATTATAAAGCAGTGGAAGTATAA